The genomic window GGGGATTAGATTCCTCCCCCGAATACTCGGGGTCGGAACAAGTTTTGAATTGCGTGTTATCAAAAGACAAATTATGCACATTGTATTGAATATTTTTTAGCTCAAAGTTCTTTGAAGCAAAATAAATGGGTGCATTTAATGCTCGTGCTTTTTTTTCAAATATACCGGCTACTTCCGGCTGATATTCACCAATTATTACAGGAGTATCGGGTTTGATAATGCCTGCCTTTTCCCGGGCAATCTCCTGCAAACGCTGCCCCAGCATTGCCTGGTGGTCGTAGCTGATATTGGTTATGATACATAATTCAGGGTTTATAATGTTGGTAGAATCAAGCCTCCCGCCCAATCCAACTTCAATTAGCGCAATATCAACCTGTTGGGCAGCAAAATGGTTAAATGCCATGGCTACGGTCATCTCAAAAAAAGAAGGGTTGATCTTCTCAAAGTGCTTTTTGTTTGCCTCAACAAAATCAATCACCTCCTCCTTGCTTATTTCAGTCCCATTTATCTTAATTCGTTCGGTAAATTCTTTAAGATGCGGTGATGTATACAAACCTGTCTTGTATCCTGCCGTTTGCAGGATGGCAGATAATAAATGCGCAACACTCCCTTTCCCGTTTGTGCCGGCTATGTGAATGGATTTGAACTTGTTTTGAGGAGAATCAAGCAGGTTACAAAGAAGCTTGATATTGGTGAGACTCTTTTTATACGCTGCCGGCCCTATCCGTTGGTACATGGGCAGGCTGGTGTATAAATAATCCAGGACTTGTTTATATAGAAGCGGAGATTTTTCTTGTTGTTTACCGGATGAAGAATGAGTATGTTTTATTGACTGCATGAGTGCATGACTGCGTTTGGCGGTATGATTTGTTGCTGATTGCGAGGTAGTTTTCCATCAAGATACGATACCGTTAAAACGGGCTATAACCTTTGAATTTACTACTATTTCGGCAATTAACTATACCGTGTGTTATGCTTTCGGGCTTTATTTTTTATTTTTAGAGTCAATTGTCGCTGAATTAAACCGAACCAATTTTTCCCAATCAATCTCTCCATTTTCTTTACAGAATTCATTGGTGAATTCTTTTGTAAATTTGTTTATCATTTGTGAGTATGATTTCATAAAATCGTCATTCTTTTCTTTTGCTTTGTGTCCAAGTGGTTCAATGATTTCAGTATATAAATTTTCATTGCCAGAAATAAACTCCCAAAAACTTTGACCACAGTATTTGAAGTAATCGCCTTTGTCAGGGCGGTTTTCTCTTCCGTAGCAACAACCATTTACGGCAATAATGTTTAGTTGGGAATTACTTGTCCTTAAAGTCTTTTTAGCTGTTTTAAAATCGGCAACCATTTTTGCAATTTGCGAACTATTTCCCCAATTTGGTCCGGATTTAATATTTACAATGTATCTTCTATCGTCCTTGTCAAATTCTAAATCAATTCCAATGATTCCTGATTTTTTACCACCGTAAACTTTTTCATTGATAAAAATTGCTAAACCTTCAAGCCAATCCCCAAAAATTCCTTCTTCACTTGATGAAATATGTGCATCTACAATTCCCCTTATTATTTGTTCGGCTGTTAATACATATTTTGCTTTAAACAAGTAGGGATTTTTGTGTTTAAGAACTTGGGATAGTTTTAAACTGTCAAGGCTTTGAATACGTTTTTCGTGAAATGTCCCGATATTTTTCTCAACGTATTGCGATACGTCTTTCAGGTTTAGTTTTTTCATATTTTACTTTTGGTTCTAATAAATAAAGTTCAACAGGTTGTAATTGATTTCTCACCATTTCGCAGTATTCAGGTACAATGTCTATACCGATTGAATTACGTTTCATTCTATTTGCAACACTCAATGTTGTTCCTGAACCCATAAAGGGGTCAAGTACCGTATCGTTTTGTTTTGTAAAAAGTTTAATAAACCACTCGGGTAATTCTTCGGGAAATGCTGCACTATGGCTTTTATTATTACACTCTGTTGCCAAATGAAGAACATTAGTCGGGTATGCTTTATCGCGGTCTAACCAGTTTGAGATGTTCTTCCCAAAACCACTTCCTACTTTTGAAATATCACGTATTTTGTCTGTTTCAGAAAGATTTTTTAATCTATTTTTAGCCCAGACACCCATTGGAACCATTACTTCTTCTTGGTACATATTAAATTTTTTATCCTTATTGAATTGAAGAAGTCGTTCCCACGAATCACGAAAACGATTAGGCCATTTTCCGGGATAAGAATTTTTTTTGTGCCAAATAAACTCTTCTGTCCAAAACCAGCCCTGTTTACGCATTGCTAAAATTAACTCCATGACATATGTACTTCTCTCACCGTCAACGACCTTTTCTTTAATATTAAGTACAAAAGTTCCTGTTGGTTTCAAGACTCTCAGAAGTTGTTTGGATATTGGTAAAAACCATTCAGCGTATTTGTCAGGATGGACTCCTCCATAAGTATTCTTTCTTTGGTCAGCATAAGGAGGTGAAGTTACAATTAAGTCAACTGAATTTTCAGGAAGAAATTTTAATTGTTCTTTACTGTCGCCTTCAAATATGTCTGTTTTTATCTCCATATTTTCTGTTTCTTTATCCCACAAAATTAAGAATTTTTTTGGTTCGGTTTTTTAATTATTGATAAGTCATCAAATGTTTTTGCGTTTGTTTTTTTTAATTGCAATAATTAATTTGGTCTGTGGGAAAATTATATGGGTTATGATTAGATACCCCGGTTTTAGTAATATACCAGAACTTCTTTCAATTGTTTTCTTTTTAAATCAGGTACTTTTACATTATCTGCAGGATAGCCGACAGGTATTAACAAAAAGGGCCTTTCATTATCAGGCCTTTTCAGGATCTTGTTTAAAAAGTTCATTGGGCTGGGAGTGTGTGTCAATGCAACCAAACCTGCATGGTGAATAGCTGCTAACAAAAAACCTGCAGCAATTCCGACAGATTCTGATACATAATAATTATTTTTTATTTTCCCATTTACTTTTTCATAGGCCCTCTTAAAAACAACGATAAGCCAGGGTACAGTATCTATAAATTCTTTATCCCAGTTAGTTTGGAGCGGATTTAGGTCTTTCAGCCATTCTTCACTCATCCGGCCATGATAATTTATATATTCTTCCTCTTCAGCAGCTTTGCGTATTGCTGATTTAAGTTTTGCATCTTCAACAAGACAAAATGTCCACGGTTGTTTATGAGCGCCAGAAGGAGCGGTAGAGGCAGCCATAATAATATTTTCCATTACTTTTTTAGGTACCGGCTTGTCTGAGAAGTCTCTTACTGTTCTCCGGAGATCTATCCATTGATAAAATTCCTGACTTCTTTCAAGCATTTTATGTTCGGAATATATTTCCCTGTGATAATCTATCGTATTTGTGGGCATGTAGTTTAAATAGAAATTATCTTGATCTGATAATAAAAGTGATCTTGCCCGAAGAAGTAGGAGCAGCTACAGCATGTTGGCTTGTTCTGCTAAATGTGAGTTTTTCAACTTCCAGCTTGTATATTTTTTCAACAGCAGGGCTAACGGTTTTTTCTATTGTCCTCACAGAGATGATCTCTCCTTCGTCATCTACTTTGATCACAAACACTATTCTCCCGTTTTCGCTGGATTGATCTTTTACATTTGGCGGGCTATCCCATTCCCAGCCGGCCATATCAAGTGATCCTCCACCACCGCCTTTATTTCCGTATAAAGCTTTGGCCTCAATTTCTCCTTCAGGGTCTCCTTTATCTCCTGCTTTATCTATATTATCGCCCTGACTTGTAATGTCTGATTTATTGGTCTCCTCCTTACTCATATCGGTTTTTTGCTTTTCCTCCGCTTCGTTTTGCTCTGATGTCGTTTTTTCAGTGATCTCTTCAACCTTATCCGGGCTTTCTATATCTGTGGTTTCAACCTGGCTATCTTCATTTGTGTTTTCTTCCTGATTCTCCTCTGCATTTTGGTTTGTCTCATCCTCCGTTACTTCAGGTTGTTCCTCTGTTTGTGTTGCATCCGGCTGAACCTCTCCTGTGCCCCGTTCTTCCAGGCCAAAGTTCAATTCAATCCCATATTCAGGTATGGGCGGATAAGGGGCCTGCCACGCAGCTATGAAAAAACATAGCAGTAATATTATACCATGTATGGTGATGGTAGTGATCAGGGCGGTTCTTTTATTTTTCTTTTCTTTTATCATTTCTCTTTTTCTAATTTTTCAATAGCATCTTTGATCTCTTTTGGCATTTCAGCTTTCCTGGAATTTTTATAATCATAAATGACGACCACACCTTCTCCTTCGGCAACCAATCCCATTTTATCACTTACAATATTGTATTCCATCACAAAACTTGAACTTCCAAAAGATTTAACTCTTGCGTGTGTATTAATATTGTCCGGATAAATGATGGGTTTTAAAAATCTACATGAAGTTTCAGCAAGTATTGGGCCAACACCTGTTTTCTCCATATATTGTTGGAACCCGATTTCTTCAAAATACTTTATCCTCGCACTTTCAAAATATTTAAAGAAGACAATATTATTTACATGTCTGAACGCATCCATCTCTCCCCATGCTACAGGGATCCTTACTTTCACCGGAAAATTCATGCTGTTCTTTTTATTATTTTCTTATTAAAAAAAAGCATTAGATCCAATTCTTTTGTTGATTTTGATCGTACTTTGATTTTTTTAAGAATTTCGCCCATATTTATTACTGTTTCCCTATTCCTTTATTACCCTATTCCCTTATAATGGCTTGGTTGCAACCGAAACTTTTGCTTTGAGCTCTGTTGCTATGCTTGCCACTTTTACCAGGTACTCAACAGGGACTGATTTGTCTATATGCAACACTACCACTCCTTCTTCATCGTTTAATTCACTTTTTAATGCTTTACGTAAACTATTTAACGAGGTTTTTTTATCATTTACAAAATATTCCAAATCCTCTGTGATGGTAACACTTACCTTTTGGAAGACTATTGTCGGGCTTTTGCTTGAAGGCAGATTTACCGGCAGCCCTGAAGGCGTAATGAATGTTGTTGAAAGCATGAAGAATATTAACAACAGAAAAATCACGTCTGTCATAGAAGCCATGCTGAAGGTTACCTCTATTTTGTTTCTTGATTTTAAATCCATTGTTATAATGGTTTGATTGTTATTTTCTTTTTTGCCGACTGCCGACTGTAGACTGCTCCCGAGTACTCGGGATGGACTGCCGACTGTGGACTGCCGACTGTAGATTGCCGACTGCCGACTGCCGACTGTAGATTGCCGACTGCCGACTTTTTTTATTTAGGTTGCTGTATTAAGTCAATAAATTCAGTGGCTGTATATTCCATTTTATGTATCACGTTTTGCACCCGGGTTACCAGATAATTATAACATAAATAAGCGATAATGCCCACGATAAGGCCAAATGCTGTTGTAATTAATGCTTCATAGATGCCTGATGAGAGTAATTTGGGGCTGACTGTCCCTTCCTGCTGTGCTATTGCCATAAAGGCTTTGATCATACCAATCACGGTACCCAGGAATCCAACCATTGGGGCAGTACCTGATATGGTAGCTAAGATTGGGAGATTTTTTTCAAGTTTATAAATTTCAATTTTGCCAACGTCTTCAATAGATTCTTTAATATTTTGTAAAGGGTTACCAAGCCTTGCAAGTCCTTTTTCTATCATTCTTGCAAAAGGTGTAGCCATCTCTGCGCACAATACTTTTGCCCCGTTTATATCACCCTGCAATACCAGGTTTTTTAATTTTTCCATAAAATCAGCGGGCTCTTTTGCTGCTTTTTTTACCGTCAGAAAGCGCTCAATAAAAACATAAACAGCTATCAGTGATAAAATAAGAATGAAAACCATTATCCAGCCGCCTTTCATTAAAAGTTCCATTAATGAAATCGTTTGATCCCCGGATATGGCTGTTAGTGTATCGTTAATTGTAATTTGTAAGATCATGAGTTTTTATTATTATTTAGTAAGACATAACCCAAATAGCATTACCATATTTTGCTCTTAATCCATTCAAATTTCTCAGCGCTTTATCAAGATTATCATAATCAGCTATGGAAACTTTGTGAAGCCTGTTGCTTATATCAGGGACTATAATTTTTGCGTCCATCCCTTCAGCAAGCAGCTTATTTCTTAGCTTTAATGCATTACTTTTTATTGAAAATCCTCCGATAATAATGTAGAATTGCCCTGTTTTATTGGTTATCATGGAACCAGCTTTTGAAACAGGCCTTGTAGTAGAAACACTTGGAGTAATACTTTCTTTTGGGAGCTCTATATCTTTTTTTTGTTCTGAACGGGCATTTTCATTCACTGCTACAGAGGGTTTTTTCTCAACGGAAACTTCAGTTATTTGATCATCAGACACATCAGCCTGAACAGATCCAATTACTTCATCCTCTCTGGAAAATAAAGATGAAGTATAAGAAATCGGGTTAAAGCCGCTAAGATCAATTGAATACTCATTTTTACGATTGATATAAAAAAGTACAACAGCCGTTATAAACAAAACAACCACAATAGACGTAAGCCAGGTAATAATATTTGATCCGCTCCGTTCTTTGACTTGCTTATCCGATTTAATAACATTAAGCGCTTTTTGATGGGTTTCTAATTGTGATGCAAGAATATCTTTTTTTTCAGTAAATTTTCCATGTACATCTTCGGACTTCGTTGTTGGCAGACTAACTTTAGTTGCTTTATCAAAGGAACTTGTTGGTACGTCACCGCTTCCGGAAGCTGCTGAAGCAGCAATCTCAGGTTTTTCCCTGCTTTTACCCAATATGGTAGCAATATCTTCCCTCTCTTTTGGTAAGGAACTGGTCCGAGGGACTCCTGACTCTTCCTGAGAGGTGAAGCTTGATACCTCGCTTTCACTCACTATTGGTTGCGTGGGAGTCTTATCAATCTTTCGTTCTCTATAAATTGGTTTGAAAGACAAATCCGGTAGAGCAAAGCTGTCATTCAAATAATTAGCATCCGTAACAGGTTCAAACTGTAAATGCTTTTCAGCATTTATAAAAAAGGTTCCGAGTTGTTCAAAAACCCATTTTTTCTTTTTATTTATTTCCCCTTTAATTTTATATACAAATTCTTTTACCAAAGCAACAGTTTGTTCCTGAGATATATTTTCACTCTTTGAAATAGTATCAATTAACAACCCGTCATTTAACTTTAATTTATCATTAAAACCGATTTTTTTATAGGGTGGTCTAAACTTATTATTAATAGGATTTACTTCTGCGCTTTCATAGTTTGTAATAAATCCTCCAAAGTCGGGGATCACTACCGTATCATGATTGCTTAATAATGATTTTATGTATTTTTTAATCTCCATTGTTTTAAAATGAATAAGCTGCCCCTCCAATTACATTTATTCCCTTGGAAGGATAATACAAATACCTCTGATACGATTTTGACAAAATATTGTTCACCTCTACAAAGGTTGAAAATTTATCTGAAAACCGGTAATCAACTTTTAAATTTAGATCCAATATACTTTCTAATTTCTTAACCTCACCACTACCTGGGATTTTTGCAAATAAACCACTTATATAGTAAATATCGCTATTAAAGAAGATTTTATTCTTTAAATTATAGGTTGCCATTAAGGAGACTCTGAAATCAGGAAGATGCCAGGGTTTGTCTTTTATAAATATATCTTTCTCAGCATCCATGTTGTAACTGAAATAATCGCCATTAAGAAGTATTTTAACCCGTTCTGAAAATTGATAGCTTAGTGCAGCATGAAATGTAAATAAGTCAATATCATCGTAGATCACATCAAATTTACTGGTATCAATTGTTGCATTGATGAACAAGGGCATGTCCTGAATATTGTCAAAAGAAACATGGAGATCATAATTCAGATTTCGTAGCACATTCCCTTTGACGCCAGTGAATTTACTATCATGCAAGGTTCCTTTTAACACAAGTGAATCGTTGACAAATGGATTTTCTGATATCAGATCCCTGTACTTATTTGGCTGAATATAACCATACCAGCCTGTATAATATATTAACTTTTTACCCAATATCTCCTGCGCCATATACAGATCAGGCCTGAGAAAAAGCAACTCATTTTCAAAATTAATACTTAAACCTAATTTTAACTGCCAGGCCCTTTTTAAAAACGTATAGCTGGGATCAATAAATATAAATAATCGCTGGGTATCGGGTAAAATAACCGGATTTACAGCAAGATCAATATTTACATAACCCGAAGTGTCAAAATACTTTTTACCAATATCTAAATTCGCTTTACCAGTGGCTTTAAAGCTTATATCATCCTCTCTGAAATCATTCAGCGCATCCAAATGGTAATAGCCTACATCCGCATTAAACAATATTTTAGAAAAATAAGATGGGCGGTTGCGTAAATTGCCGGAAAATGAAATGATAGAATAACGTTGCTTAATAGTACCTTTGCCAATTTCCGGGTTTAATTTCTGATCATAGCCATAGTAATAAACAACATCCCTGTCATAATTCAAATTACCTGAAACGGTAAATTTTCTCATGAAATATTTACCATAAACGCTCAATTCATTATGAGAAGAACCTGAATTGTCAACCGGCCCGTTTTGCGAAGCCAAATGACCAATATATGTCCCGTAAGTGTATTTTTTACTTTTTTCATTATTTAAAAACAGATCAAGATAGGAGGTAAAATAGTTACCGAAACCAGCTTTTATATAATTAGCCGAAGGTTTTGTTATAGATTCACGCCTCATCTTTAATATTTTCATTTTAACAGAGAGCGGTGGTAAATCCAGTTTGAATTCTTCAAAAACATACTTCTGAGGTGTTTTTTCTACCCTAACCGGATGCAGCCCGATCTTTTCGTAATTACGGATAGCGGCAGGTAATTCAATTTTTCTATCCTTTTCAATGATTATCTCAGACGATTTGATCTCACCTTCTTCTCCCCATTGATCCTGGGAAAAACAATAGGCAGCAGGCAGCAGGCAGTAGGCAATAATTAGTGATGATATTAATATTTTAAAGCTCAAGGTTTAAAGTTTAAGGTTCAAAGTTAACAAATCAATATTCAATATTTATTATTTATTTCCATTATTCATATAATTAGGGTTTGCTGAAAAAGTCTGTAAAATCTCTTTATTTCCTTCGCTTTCCTTCGCTACCCCCTAACCCCCTAAAGGGGGAACTCCCACCCTTGCCTACTCTGGTGGTTTGAGGGTAGGCAAGTCCCCTTTAGGGGATTTAGGGGTTAATCAATTATAACCAACCCTAATCACCTATTTCCCTATTCCCTTATTTCCTTCTTTTCTCTTAACCTTCCTCCTCGCCACGCCAACCTTCGCCACCTTTTGCGTGAGCCGGGTGAGTAAAAAGTTAAACAACGGGAAGACCAGCAGCGCTACCAGGCCATTGCACAATAATTGTATGGCTGGATTGCCTCCGGAAATTTTTGCTATAAAAGGGTCTAAAAGCACCAGGATGAATTCAAACAAAAAGACGATGAACACAAAAACCACCACCTTTGCCGCTGCCACAGGAATGGCAAACCTGCCCGAAAAGAGTATGGCTATCAGCGCCAGCCCCAGCACAAGGCCGATGACGGAGAGCTGCACCAGGCTGCTTCTTGCTTTTTTTTCTGCTTCTGCCTTTGCTTTTTCTTCTGCTGCCCGTTTTTCTGCTTCGTATTGCTTCTCCATCTCATAGCGGGTGACGAGGCGGGTGATCTCTTTGGTTTTTTCTTTGTTGAAAAGAGAGTCTTTGGCTATTGCCCAGAGCTTGTGATACTCCAAAGCTTTTCTCATGGCTTCAAGCGGTGACAAGTCCCCCCTTCGGGCCTGTCCCGTACCTTTGGTCGGGAGAGGACGATGTCCAGTGGACATCGGGCCAGCATTGCGGGAGGCTGGGTGGCTCCTCTTCTCATACGCCTCCGAAAGACACTGGCAGGCTTCCATTTCTATGGGCAAGGCGCCTATCTCACTGGCAATGGCTAAGCCTTTGAGGCAGTATTCTGTTGCTGCAGACATATTTCCCATCTCTGAATACAAGACGCCAAGATTGTTTAAGCTGTTAGCTTCACCTTCCTTATCGCCTATGGCTTCTTTTATTTTTAATGAGCGCTGATAATGGTCAATGGCCTTTGGATAATCGCCTTGATCAGCAAAAACATTTCCGAGATTGTTTAAGCTGCCGGCTTCACCGTTCTTATTGCCTATGGCTTCTTGTATTTTTAATGCGTGCTGATAATGGTCAATGGCCTTTGGATAATCGCCTTGATCAACAAAAACATTTCCGAGATTGTTTAAGCTGCGGGCTTCACCGTTCTTATCGGCAGTTGCTTCGGCAATTTTTAATGAGCGCTGATGATGATCAATGGCCTTTGGATAATCGCCCTGGCGGTGATAAACATTTCCGAGATTGCCTAAGCTGCTGGCTTCACCGTTCTTATCGCCTAAAGCTTCTTTTATTTTTAATGAGCGTTGATAATGATCAATGGCCTTTGGATAATCACCCTGGCTGTGATAAACCAATCCGAGATTGTTTAAGCTGCGGGCTTCACCTTTTTTATCGGTAGTAGCTTCAGTAATTTTTAATGAACTCTGATAATGGTCAATCGCTTTGGGGTAATTACCTTTTAAGTAATATAGTGCCCCGATCGTTGAGAGGACTTTGGCTTTGCTCTTTTGGAGCCAACCTTTCATATCAAAGGAACCTTTCTCTCCGCTCGCAATGACAGTGATGATGGAGAGCGCTTTACGGGCATAGGTGAGGGCTGAGTCGGGGTGGGAGTATTTTAATTGCCAGGCGATGGCGTTGAGGAGGTTTATTTTTGTGGTGTCGTGGGTGGCGGTTTTGAGGACAGCTATTAAGCTGTCGGTTTTAGGCTGACTGAATGCTGCAAAATTAAGAGCAAAAGCGAAGGCGGTGAGAATGGTTATTTGTTGCATTTTAGTTGATTGTCATTTTTTAAGTACGAATGACAAAGTACGAAGTACGAATATTGTCATTGTCATTGTCATTTCCAACCCTTATTCCCCTATTCCTTTATTCCCTTATTGCCTTATTGCCTTATTCCCAGCAAATTCATCGGATGACCCAAACGCACAACCTGGAGAGTCATCCGATGATAACCACCCCTTGTCATAGTCATTGTCTATTGTCATATTGTCTACTGTCTATTGCCAACTGCCAACTGCATTTCCTTATTCCCTTATTTCCCTATTCCCTTATTTCCTTCTTTTCTCTTAACCTTCCTCCTCGCCACACCAACCTTCGCCACCTTTTGCGTGAGCCGGGTGAGCAAAAAGTTAAACAACGGGAAGACCAGCAGCGCTACCAAGCCATTGCACAATAATTGTATGGCTGGATTGCCTCCGAAAATTTTTGCTATAAAAGGGTCTAAAAGCACCAGGATAAATTCAAACAAAAAGACGATGAACACAAAAACCACCACCTTTGCCGCTGCCACAGGGATGGCAAACCTGCCCGAAAAGAGTATGGCTATCAGCGCCAGCCCCAGCACAAGGCCGATGACTGAGATCTGCACTAAGCTGCTTCTTGCTTTTTTTTCTGCTTCTGCCTTTGCTTTTTCTTCTGCTGCCCGTTTTTCTGCTTCGTACTGCTTCTCCATCTCGTAGCGGGTGACGAGGCGGGTGATCTCTTTGGTTTTTTCTTTGTTGAAAAGAGAGTCTTTGGCTATTGCCCAGAGCTTGTGATACTCCAAAGCTTTTCTCATGGCTTCAAGCGGTGACAAGTCCCCCCTTCGGGCCTGTCCCGTACCTTTGGTCGGGAGAGGACGATGTCCAGTGGACATCGGGCCAGCATTGCGGGAGGCTGGGTGGCTCCTCTTCTCATACACCTCCGAAAGACACTGGCAGGCTTCCATTTCTACGAACAAGGCGCCTATCTCACGGGTGATGGCTAAGCTTTTAAAGCAGTATTCAGTTGCAGTAGTTGTATTACCCATCTCTAAATACAAGATACCGAGGTTTGTTAGGCTCCCTGCTTCACCGTCCTTATCGCCTATGGCTTCTGTTATTTTTAATGAGCGCTGATAATGGTCAATGGCTTTTGGATAATCGCCCTGATCAGCAAAAACATTTCCGAGATTGTTTAAGCTGCCGGCTTCACCGTTCTTATCGCCTATGGCTTCTTTTATTTTTAATGAGCGCTGATAATGGTCAATCGCCTTTGGATAATCCCCCTGGTTGAAATAAACATTTCCGAGATTGTTTAAGCTGCGGGCTTCACCGTTCTTATCGGCAGTGGCTTCTTGTATTTTTAATGAGCGCTGATGATGATCAATGGCCTTTGGATAATCCCCCTGGCTGTAATAAACGGTTCCGAGATTGCCTAAGCTGCGGGCTTCACCGTTCTTATCGGCAGTGGCTTCGGCAATTTTTAATGAGCGTTGATAATGATCAATGGCCTTTGGATAATCACCCTGGCTGTAATAAACCAATCCGAGATTGCCTAAGCTGCGGGCTTCACCGTTCTTATCGGCAGTGGCTTCTCTTATTTTTAATGAGCGCTGATGATAGCCAATGGCTTTGGGGTAATCGCCTTTTAAGTAATATAGTGCTCCAATCGTTGAGAGGACTTTGGCTTTGCTCTTTTGGAGCCAACCTTTCATATCAAAGGAACCTTTCTCTCCGCTCGCAATGACAGTGATGATGGAGAGCGCTTTACGGGCATAGGTGAGGGCTGAGTCGGGGTGGGAGTATTTTAATTGCCAGGCGATGGCGTTGAGGAGGTTTATTTTTGTGGTGTCGTGGGTGGCGGTTTTGAGGACAGCTATTAAGCTGTCGGTTTTAGGCTGACTGAATGCTGCAAAATTAAGAGCAAAAGCGAAGGCGGTGAGAATGGTTATTTGTTGCATTTTAGTTGATTGTCATTTTTTAAGTACGAATGACGAAGTACGAAGTACGAATATTGTCATTGTCATTTCCAACCCTTATTCCCCTATTCCTTTATTCCCCTATTCCTTTATTTCCCTATTGCCTTATTGCCTTATTCCCAGCAAATTCATCGGATGACCCCAAACGCACAACCCGGAGAGTCATCCGATGATGGCCAACCCTTATTTCCCCCTTCGCTACCCCCTAATCCCGAGTACTCGGGAGAACTCCTACCCTTGCCTACTCTGGTGGTTTGAGGGTAGGCAAGTCCCCTTTAGGAGGACGATGTCCAGTGGACATCGGGCCAGCATTACGGGAGGCAGGGGTTAATCAATTATAACCAACCCTAATCACCTAATTCCTTATTCCCAATATTTCCCAATTTCACCTTTGCCGCTTCCACCGTTTCCTTGCTTGTTGATTTCTCTATGATAGAATTCAACGTAGCTTTTGCCTGGAACAGTTCATCCTGGGCAATGTAATTGTCTGCAATTAATAAGAATGCCTTATCTACCCATTTTGTATAATTTGCAAAATTTTGGTTGAGGTCAAAGAGCGTTTCAAGGGATTGTTTGTAATTGCGATCTTTATAAAGAAGTTCAGACAGTAAATATTGCGCTTCCGCTCCGTTGGCATCTTTTGCCGTATTGAGGGTGTTTACAAATTCATCCGTTGCTTTGAGATGATCACCGCTTGCGTAGGCCGCTTTACCGAG from Cytophagales bacterium includes these protein-coding regions:
- a CDS encoding tetratricopeptide repeat protein, encoding MQQITILTAFAFALNFAAFSQPKTDSLIAVLKTATHDTTKINLLNAIAWQLKYSHPDSALTYARKALSIITVIASGEKGSFDMKGWLQKSKAKVLSTIGALYYLKGNYPKAIDHYQSSLKITEATTDKKGEARSLNNLGLVYHSQGDYPKAIDHYQRSLKIKEALGDKNGEASSLGNLGNVYHRQGDYPKAIDHHQRSLKIAEATADKNGEARSLNNLGNVFVDQGDYPKAIDHYQHALKIQEAIGNKNGEAGSLNNLGNVFADQGDYPKAIDHYQRSLKIKEAIGDKEGEANSLNNLGVLYSEMGNMSAATEYCLKGLAIASEIGALPIEMEACQCLSEAYEKRSHPASRNAGPMSTGHRPLPTKGTGQARRGDLSPLEAMRKALEYHKLWAIAKDSLFNKEKTKEITRLVTRYEMEKQYEAEKRAAEEKAKAEAEKKARSSLVQLSVIGLVLGLALIAILFSGRFAIPVAAAKVVVFVFIVFLFEFILVLLDPFIAKISGGNPAIQLLCNGLVALLVFPLFNFLLTRLTQKVAKVGVARRKVKRKEGNKGIGK
- a CDS encoding tetratricopeptide repeat protein — its product is MQQITILTAFAFALNFAAFSQPKTDSLIAVLKTATHDTTKINLLNAIAWQLKYSHPDSALTYARKALSIITVIASGEKGSFDMKGWLQKSKAKVLSTIGALYYLKGDYPKAIGYHQRSLKIREATADKNGEARSLGNLGLVYYSQGDYPKAIDHYQRSLKIAEATADKNGEARSLGNLGTVYYSQGDYPKAIDHHQRSLKIQEATADKNGEARSLNNLGNVYFNQGDYPKAIDHYQRSLKIKEAIGDKNGEAGSLNNLGNVFADQGDYPKAIDHYQRSLKITEAIGDKDGEAGSLTNLGILYLEMGNTTTATEYCFKSLAITREIGALFVEMEACQCLSEVYEKRSHPASRNAGPMSTGHRPLPTKGTGQARRGDLSPLEAMRKALEYHKLWAIAKDSLFNKEKTKEITRLVTRYEMEKQYEAEKRAAEEKAKAEAEKKARSSLVQISVIGLVLGLALIAILFSGRFAIPVAAAKVVVFVFIVFLFEFILVLLDPFIAKIFGGNPAIQLLCNGLVALLVFPLFNFLLTRLTQKVAKVGVARRKVKRKEGNKGIGK
- a CDS encoding SPOR domain-containing protein, giving the protein MEIKKYIKSLLSNHDTVVIPDFGGFITNYESAEVNPINNKFRPPYKKIGFNDKLKLNDGLLIDTISKSENISQEQTVALVKEFVYKIKGEINKKKKWVFEQLGTFFINAEKHLQFEPVTDANYLNDSFALPDLSFKPIYRERKIDKTPTQPIVSESEVSSFTSQEESGVPRTSSLPKEREDIATILGKSREKPEIAASAASGSGDVPTSSFDKATKVSLPTTKSEDVHGKFTEKKDILASQLETHQKALNVIKSDKQVKERSGSNIITWLTSIVVVLFITAVVLFYINRKNEYSIDLSGFNPISYTSSLFSREDEVIGSVQADVSDDQITEVSVEKKPSVAVNENARSEQKKDIELPKESITPSVSTTRPVSKAGSMITNKTGQFYIIIGGFSIKSNALKLRNKLLAEGMDAKIIVPDISNRLHKVSIADYDNLDKALRNLNGLRAKYGNAIWVMSY
- a CDS encoding TonB-dependent receptor encodes the protein MSFKILISSLIIAYCLLPAAYCFSQDQWGEEGEIKSSEIIIEKDRKIELPAAIRNYEKIGLHPVRVEKTPQKYVFEEFKLDLPPLSVKMKILKMRRESITKPSANYIKAGFGNYFTSYLDLFLNNEKSKKYTYGTYIGHLASQNGPVDNSGSSHNELSVYGKYFMRKFTVSGNLNYDRDVVYYYGYDQKLNPEIGKGTIKQRYSIISFSGNLRNRPSYFSKILFNADVGYYHLDALNDFREDDISFKATGKANLDIGKKYFDTSGYVNIDLAVNPVILPDTQRLFIFIDPSYTFLKRAWQLKLGLSINFENELLFLRPDLYMAQEILGKKLIYYTGWYGYIQPNKYRDLISENPFVNDSLVLKGTLHDSKFTGVKGNVLRNLNYDLHVSFDNIQDMPLFINATIDTSKFDVIYDDIDLFTFHAALSYQFSERVKILLNGDYFSYNMDAEKDIFIKDKPWHLPDFRVSLMATYNLKNKIFFNSDIYYISGLFAKIPGSGEVKKLESILDLNLKVDYRFSDKFSTFVEVNNILSKSYQRYLYYPSKGINVIGGAAYSF